The following proteins are co-located in the Candidatus Avedoeria danica genome:
- a CDS encoding AAA family ATPase yields the protein MRNKTLLARRDRRRGGRAVLLDLGSEFVEMFVGVGASRVRDLFEQAKKHSPCIIFIDEIDAVGRSAAPGLAAAMTSASRR from the coding sequence CTGCGGAACAAGACGCTACTCGCCCGGCGCGATCGCCGGCGAGGCGGGCGTGCCGTTCTTCTCGATCTCGGCTCCGAGTTCGTGGAGATGTTTGTCGGCGTGGGCGCTTCACGCGTGCGCGACCTGTTCGAGCAGGCCAAGAAGCACAGCCCGTGCATCATCTTCATCGACGAGATCGACGCCGTCGGTCGGTCCGCGGCGCCGGGCTTGGCGGCAGCCATGACGAGCGCGAGCAGACGCTGA
- a CDS encoding AAA family ATPase codes for MHHLHRRDRRRRSVRGAGLGGSHDEREQTLKPDPRREMDGFGTDTNIIVITATNRPDILDPALPGPLRSLR; via the coding sequence GTGCATCATCTTCATCGACGAGATCGACGCCGTCGGTCGGTCCGCGGCGCCGGGCTTGGCGGCAGCCATGACGAGCGCGAGCAGACGCTGAAACCAGATCCTCGTCGGGAAATGGACGGCTTCGGCACGGACACGAACATCATCGTCATCACGGCCACAAACCGGCCGGACATCCTCGACCCGGCGCTCCCCGGGCCGCTTCGATCGCTCAGGTGA
- a CDS encoding adenylyltransferase/cytidyltransferase family protein, producing MKIRLGVFGGTFDPIHIGHLIAADAVVEALDLDRLLFVPAQRSPRKPDDPSASDADRVAMLDAATAGDDRLPSTTSTSTVRRRASRWTRCAR from the coding sequence ATGAAGATCCGCCTAGGCGTGTTCGGTGGAACGTTCGACCCGATTCACATCGGCCATCTGATCGCGGCCGATGCCGTCGTCGAGGCCCTCGACCTCGATCGGCTGCTGTTCGTCCCGGCGCAGCGCTCGCCGCGCAAGCCCGACGATCCGTCCGCATCCGACGCGGACCGGGTGGCGATGCTCGACGCGGCCACGGCAGGCGATGATCGCTTGCCGTCGACCACGTCGACCTCGACCGTCCGCCGCCGAGCTTCACGGTGGACACGTTGCGCGCGCTGA
- a CDS encoding SUMF1/EgtB/PvdO family nonheme iron enzyme, whose product MAGALLAVPLMLLTTACRPDVDPIDDRIDHGGAADDDAARRDDAHGIAQVHVPPGTFRMGTSAEQAGALSPPGWAAKELESEQPQHDVRLSRGFWIDTFEVTNAAFQAFVDAGGYADDALWSADGLKWLDTVHRDELPVDCVPDALPDHPRVCVTWHEAEAYARWRGGRLPTEAEWELAARGPESRVYPWGDAWDPAKANVVDSDGLTAVGSSSRRAQAGSARTTWRATPWSGWRTGWMANTMRRSSPRRRAGRSSIRPGRRQGRSRSRRAAGGAATRSSRAAYRHFEDGRSYQDHHIGFRVVTDDEPAE is encoded by the coding sequence GTGGCCGGTGCCCTCCTCGCCGTCCCGCTCATGCTGCTCACCACCGCCTGCCGTCCCGATGTCGATCCGATCGACGATCGGATCGACCATGGCGGTGCTGCCGACGATGACGCCGCTCGGCGCGACGACGCGCACGGCATCGCCCAGGTCCACGTCCCGCCCGGCACGTTTCGGATGGGCACGTCGGCCGAGCAGGCCGGGGCGCTTTCGCCGCCCGGCTGGGCGGCCAAGGAGCTGGAATCCGAGCAGCCGCAGCACGACGTGCGGCTCAGCCGCGGGTTCTGGATCGATACGTTCGAGGTGACGAACGCGGCGTTCCAGGCCTTCGTCGATGCCGGCGGCTACGCGGACGACGCGCTCTGGTCGGCCGACGGTCTGAAGTGGCTGGACACGGTCCATCGCGACGAGCTGCCCGTCGACTGCGTGCCCGATGCGCTGCCGGACCACCCGCGCGTCTGCGTCACATGGCACGAGGCCGAGGCCTACGCCCGCTGGCGCGGCGGCCGGCTGCCGACCGAGGCCGAGTGGGAGCTCGCCGCCCGGGGACCGGAGTCGCGCGTATATCCGTGGGGTGACGCCTGGGATCCGGCGAAGGCGAACGTCGTCGACAGCGACGGCCTGACGGCCGTCGGCTCCTCCTCCCGGCGGGCGCAAGCTGGGTCAGCGCGCACGACATGGCGGGCAACGCCATGGAGTGGGTGGCGGACTGGCTGGATGGCGAATACTATGCGCAGATCATCGCCGCGGCGCAGGGCGGGGAGGTCGTCGATCCGACCGGGCCGGCGACAGGGGCGATCAAGATCGAGAAGGGCGGCTGGTGGGGCAGCGACCCGTTCGTCGCGCGCTGCGTACCGGCACTTCGAGGACGGGCGATCGTACCAGGACCACCACATCGGCTTC